A single genomic interval of Daucus carota subsp. sativus chromosome 1, DH1 v3.0, whole genome shotgun sequence harbors:
- the LOC108204760 gene encoding phospholipid-transporting ATPase 2 isoform X3, with product MRLFPPFLDNDVCPLTIKNTILQSCYLRNTEWVCGVAVYAGNETKLGMSRGVPEPKLTAVDAMIDKLTGAIFVFQIVVVIVLGIAGNIWKETEARKQWYVLYPNAGPWYELLVIPLRFELLCSIMIPISIKVSLDLVKSTYAKFIDWDHEMVDIKTGTPSLAANTAISEDLGQVEYILTDKTGTLTENQMIFKRCCISGTFYGNENGDALKDAKLLNAVSDGSPDVIRFLTVMSICNTVIPLHSKDGVLSYKAQSQDEEALVRAAAQLHLVFVKKNANILEINFNASLLQYELLDTLEFTSDRKKMSIVVRDCQSGKIFLLSKGADESILPCACTGQQIRTFSEAVEQYAQLGLRTLCVAWRELPEYIYEEWSLTFKEANSTLVDREWRVSEVCQRLEVDLDILGVAAIEDRLQDGVPETIETLRKAGINFWMLTGDKQNTAIQIALSCNFVSPEPKGQLLLINGKTEDEVCRSLERVLLTMRITNSEAKDVAFVIDGWALEIALKYHRKAFTELSILSRTAICCRVTPSQKAQLVGLLKSCDYRTLAIGDGGNDVRMIQQADIGVGISGREGLQAARAADYSIGKFRFLKRLILVHGRYSYNRTAFLSQYSFYKSLLICFIQIFFSFVSGVSGSSLFNSVSLMAYNVFYTSIPVLVSVLDKDLSEKTVMQHPQILFYCQAGRLLNPSTFAGWFGRSLFHASVVFLITIHAYAKEKSELEEVSMVALSGCIWLQAFVVAVETNSFTVLQHLAIWGNLLGFYIINFIISAVPSAGMYTIMFRLCGQPSYWITMFLIVVAGMGPVLALKYFRYTYRSSKINILQQAERMGGPILSLGSVENQQKSLEKDVSALSISQPKSRSSVYEPLLSDSPSATRRSTHLDSPTATRRSFGNTDFRPRNHKDN from the exons ATGCGGCTGTTCCCTCCATTTCTTGATAATGACGTGTGTCCTCTAACCATAAAAAACACTATCCTGCAATCATGTTACCTGCGAAATACTGAGTGGGTCTGTGGAGTTGCTGTCTATGCag GCAATGAAACGAAATTGGGGATGAGTAGGGGTGTTCCAGAACCAAAGCTTACAGCTGTGGATGCGATGATTGACAAGTTGACTGGAgcaatttttgtttttcaaatagTGGTTGTAATTGTTCTGGGCATAGCTGGGAATATCTGGAAGGAAACAGAAGCTAGAAAG CAATGGTATGTTCTTTATCCAAATGCAGGTCCGTGGTATGAATTGTTGGTCATCCCGCTACGGTTTGAGCTGCTTTGTTCCATTATGATACCTATATCCATAAAG GTGTCCTTGGATCTGGTAAAAAGCACATATGCAAAATTTATAGATTGGGACCATGAGATGGTTGACATCAAAACAGGCACTCCATCTCTTGCTGCCAA TACAGCAATAAGTGAGGACCTGGGGCAAGTTGAGTATATATTGACAGATAAAACTGGAACGCTTACCGAAAACCAAATGATTTTTAAAAGATGTTGTATTTCTGGAACTTTCTATGGGAATGAGAATGGGGATGCTTTAAAAG ATGCTAAGCTTCTCAATGCTGTTTCGGATGGTTCTCCTGATGTCATCCGATTTCTTACAGTGATgtcaatctgtaacacagtgaTACCCTTGCACAG CAAAGATGGAGTGTTGTCATACAAGGCACAGTCACAGGATGAGGAAGCTCTTGTTCGTGCTGCTGCCCAGTTGCATCTGGTTTTTGTCAAGAAGAATGCGAATATTCTTG AGATAAATTTCAATGCTTCCTTGCTACAATATGAATTGCTGGACACCCTGGAATTCACTTCTGATAGGAAAAAAATGTCAATCGTGGTTAGAGACTGTCAAAGTGGGAAAATTTTCCTTTTGTCCAAAGGAGCAGACGAATCTATTCTTCCTTGTGCATGCACTG GACAACAAATAAGAACCTTCTCCGAAGCTGTAGAACAATATGCTCAATTGGGTCTGAGGACATTATGTGTGGCTTGGCGTGAATTACCAGAGTATATATATGAAGAGTGGTCATTGACATTTAAAGAGGCTAATAGCACACTGGTTGATAGAGAG TGGAGAGTGTCTGAGGTTTGCCAGAGACTAGAGGTAGACCTGGATATTCTTGGGGTTGCTGCTATAGAGGATCGTCTTCag GATGGTGTACCTGAAACAATCGAAACGCTTCGAAAAGCAGGGATAAACTTTTGGATGCTAACTGGAGACAAGCAAAATACAGCCATACAAATTGCTCTATCATGCAATTTTGTTTCTCCTG AACCCAAAGGCCAGCTTCTGCTTATTAATGGCAAAACAGAAGATGAGGTATGTCGAAGTCTAGAGAGAGTTCTCCTCACAATGCGAATAACAAACTCAGAAGCCAAG GATGTGGCTTTTGTTATTGATGGCTGGGCTCTTGAAATTGCACTAAAGTATCACCGAAAAGCATTTACAGAATTATCAATTTTGTCCAGGACAGCTATATGTTGTCGTGTTACACCATCTCAAAAGGCACAG CTTGTGGGGCTCCTAAAATCATGCGACTATCGAACCTTGGCTATTGGTGATGGGGGGAATGATGTAAGGATGATACAACAAGCTGATATTGGGGTTGGCATTAGTGGAAGAGAGGGATTGCAAGCTGCAAGAGCAGCTGATTATAGCATTGGAA AGTTCAGGTTTCTTAAAAGATTAATACTGGTCCATGGACGATACTCTTATAATCGTACAGCTTTTCTGTCCCAGTATTCCTTCTACAAATCTCTACTGATATGCTTTATTCAGATCTT TTTCTCGTTTGTTTCAGGTGTATCTGGGAGTAGCCTGTTCAATTCTGTCAGTTTGATGGCTTATAATGTTTTTTATACAAGCATTCCTGTTCTAGTTAGTGTGCTTGACAAAGATCTTAGTGAAAAAACTGTGATGCAACATcctcaaatattattttattgtcaaGCAGGAAG GCTTTTGAATCCTAGTACTTTTGCTGGATGGTTTGGCCGGTCACTTTTCCAC GCAAGTGttgtatttttaattactaTCCATGCATATGCGAAAGAGAAAAGTGAGCTTGAGGAGGTCTCCATGGTGGCACTTTCTGGATGCATTTGGTTGCAGGCTTTTGTTGTTGCAGTAGAGACCAA TTCCTTCACTGTATTGCAACATCTTGCCATATGGGGAAACCTGCTTGGATTCTACATtatcaacttcattattagtgCTGTGCCATCAGCAGGGATGTACACAATAATGTTCCGCCTCTGTGGACAGCCATCCTACTGGATTACTATGTTT CTCATCGTTGTCGCAGGGATGGGTCCAGTTTTAGCACTGAAGTACTTCAGGTATACATATAGATCAAGTAAAATTAACATACTCCAACAAGCTGAACGTATGGGAGGGCCTATCTTGTCATTGGGTAGTGTAGAGAATCAACAAAAATCGCTGGAGAAAGATGTTTCTGCATTATCAATCTCTCAACCAAAGAGCAGAAGTTCGGTATATGAACCTCTTCTTTCAGATTCCCCATCTGCCACAAGACGATCAACTCATTTAGATTCCCCAACTGCCACAAGACGATCATTTGGAAACACAGATTTCCGTCCAAGAAACCACAAGGACAACTGA